One Actinosynnema pretiosum DNA segment encodes these proteins:
- a CDS encoding TetR/AcrR family transcriptional regulator, which translates to MTSRRDPTRRDPNRRDLLCDTAIAVLAAEGGRGLTHRAVDRGAGVPEGTTKNYFPTRDALLGAAAARMTSLHTEAVDRLRATTPPGVSADQVAGLYPALLRRAVADDPTQFLAMVELYLEAVRRPGVREALGRMVVANAGAGAALHRVAGLPGSAKDAALLDAYFLGVAISLLALPEEALGEVGLNDPVDLGLGLFRAAVERPEDGRGGGGSGLG; encoded by the coding sequence GTGACCTCCCGCCGCGACCCGACCCGCCGTGATCCGAACCGCAGGGACCTGCTGTGCGACACGGCCATCGCGGTCCTGGCCGCCGAGGGCGGTCGCGGCCTGACCCACCGGGCGGTCGACCGGGGCGCGGGCGTGCCGGAGGGCACGACGAAGAACTACTTCCCCACCAGGGACGCCCTGCTCGGCGCGGCGGCGGCCCGCATGACCTCCCTGCACACCGAGGCCGTGGACCGCCTGCGCGCGACCACCCCGCCGGGCGTGTCCGCCGACCAGGTCGCCGGCCTGTACCCGGCGCTGCTGCGGCGCGCGGTGGCGGACGACCCGACGCAGTTCCTGGCGATGGTGGAGCTGTACCTGGAGGCGGTGCGCAGGCCGGGGGTGCGCGAGGCGCTGGGGCGGATGGTGGTGGCGAACGCCGGGGCGGGCGCGGCGCTGCACCGGGTGGCGGGGCTGCCGGGGTCGGCGAAGGACGCGGCGCTGCTGGACGCGTACTTCCTCGGGGTGGCGATCTCGCTGCTGGCGCTGCCGGAGGAGGCGCTGGGCGAGGTGGGGCTGAACGACCCGGTGGACCTGGGGCTCGGGCTGTTCCGGGCCGCGGTGGAGCGGCCGGAGGACGGGCGGGGCGGGGGCGGTTCCGGGCTCGGCTAG
- a CDS encoding DddA-like double-stranded DNA deaminase toxin has product MSLREVAAALERVVGLAGSVDAELAVAGECAEAMRALVEHAAAGSAGDEVALLRAEHAVFAAELERLRGVLECGRGLVEGYRTRLLADLSPAVPAPAARPVERPQACGAVAAATGDRYPAGSEWAMPLVTRPYSAARSGVPLEGHVRALAPESHVSHTFTPGAGRWSEEAWQRIDEAGLPQWALDVAHHVEPQAISWMREARVRHAMVVLNRPACGIEHGLGCHQALPLLLPRGYRLTVASTLGDRPHLAHYDGRATT; this is encoded by the coding sequence TTGTCGTTGCGGGAGGTGGCCGCCGCGCTGGAGCGGGTGGTGGGGCTGGCCGGGAGCGTCGACGCTGAACTGGCGGTGGCGGGCGAGTGCGCCGAGGCGATGCGCGCCCTGGTCGAGCACGCCGCTGCGGGCAGCGCCGGGGACGAGGTCGCTCTGCTGCGCGCCGAGCACGCCGTGTTCGCCGCCGAACTGGAGCGGCTGCGGGGCGTGCTGGAGTGCGGGCGCGGGCTGGTCGAGGGGTACCGGACGCGCCTGCTGGCCGACCTGTCCCCCGCTGTCCCGGCCCCTGCGGCACGTCCGGTGGAGCGGCCCCAAGCCTGCGGCGCGGTGGCGGCCGCGACCGGGGATCGCTACCCGGCGGGCAGCGAGTGGGCGATGCCGCTGGTCACCCGGCCGTACTCGGCGGCGCGCAGCGGGGTGCCCTTGGAAGGGCACGTGCGGGCGCTGGCCCCCGAGTCGCACGTCAGCCACACCTTCACCCCCGGTGCAGGCCGGTGGTCCGAGGAGGCGTGGCAGCGCATCGACGAGGCGGGACTGCCGCAGTGGGCGCTCGACGTGGCCCACCACGTCGAGCCCCAGGCCATTTCCTGGATGCGCGAGGCGCGCGTGCGTCACGCGATGGTCGTGCTCAACCGGCCCGCCTGCGGGATCGAGCACGGGCTGGGTTGCCACCAGGCGCTGCCGCTGCTGCTGCCGCGCGGCTACCGTCTGACCGTGGCGAGCACCCTCGGCGACCGCCCCCACCTGGCCCACTACGACGGGAGAGCGACGACGTGA
- a CDS encoding alpha/beta fold hydrolase, translating into MTITATAAGLDCVVLPPRTGNRLVLLWHLLGTPGSPAAMAEALPLREVDAWRAHLPLPPVPEGPDVLVDRYAPLVETALAALPDALADLRAELGVPDDPVDLVGGSAGGHIALLAAARALVPVRRVAVVNPATDALSVVTVNDPHYEWSPRAREVERDLRVAPAITAPVLIVRGAQEHPAMVPGQNALARALPHARLLDLPDLAHMVDTPERAGAVDREVGAWLA; encoded by the coding sequence ATGACGATCACCGCGACCGCGGCGGGCCTGGACTGCGTCGTCCTGCCGCCGCGCACCGGCAACCGCCTGGTCCTGCTGTGGCACCTGCTGGGCACCCCCGGCAGCCCCGCCGCGATGGCCGAGGCGCTCCCGCTGCGGGAGGTCGACGCCTGGCGCGCCCACCTCCCGCTGCCCCCGGTCCCGGAGGGCCCCGACGTGCTCGTCGACCGCTACGCCCCGCTCGTGGAGACCGCCCTCGCCGCGCTCCCCGACGCGCTGGCCGACCTGCGCGCCGAGCTCGGCGTCCCCGACGACCCCGTCGACCTGGTCGGCGGTTCCGCGGGCGGCCACATCGCGCTGCTCGCCGCCGCCAGGGCCCTGGTGCCGGTGCGCCGGGTCGCCGTGGTCAACCCCGCCACCGACGCCCTGTCCGTCGTCACCGTCAACGACCCGCACTACGAGTGGTCCCCCCGCGCCCGCGAGGTCGAGCGCGACCTCCGGGTCGCCCCGGCCATCACCGCCCCCGTGCTGATCGTGCGCGGCGCGCAGGAGCACCCGGCCATGGTCCCCGGCCAGAACGCGCTCGCCCGCGCCCTCCCGCACGCCCGCCTGCTCGACCTGCCGGACCTGGCCCACATGGTCGACACCCCCGAGCGCGCGGGCGCCGTGGACCGGGAGGTGGGCGCGTGGCTGGCCTGA